A genome region from Arachidicoccus soli includes the following:
- the rpsF gene encoding 30S ribosomal protein S6 — MNNYELMVILTPVLSEEDFKAAQKKYTDFVVENGGTITHSNPWGLKSLAYPIQKKTTAIYWVLEYSAPSDFNEKLKVQFLRDDQILRHMITVLDKYAVEYNAKKRRGVPTGNEKAVEA; from the coding sequence ATGAACAATTACGAATTGATGGTGATTTTGACTCCAGTGCTTTCTGAAGAAGACTTTAAAGCTGCTCAGAAAAAGTACACCGATTTCGTTGTAGAAAATGGTGGAACAATTACGCACAGCAACCCATGGGGATTAAAATCACTGGCGTATCCTATTCAGAAAAAAACCACAGCAATATACTGGGTTTTGGAATACAGTGCGCCATCCGACTTCAATGAGAAGCTAAAAGTACAATTTTTACGTGATGACCAAATTTTGCGTCACATGATCACTGTTCTCGACAAATACGCCGTTGAGTACAATGCAAAAAAGAGAAGAGGCGTACCAACTGGAAACGAAAAAGCAGTAGAAGCATAA
- a CDS encoding OmpA family protein yields the protein MMKNLFLMVMSFALITLFSSCVAKRKLVDAQLQARQLQGDSAMLANRVSNLQNQLSDLNNKNSDLKNDIDNLNGQVASLSHNNSNKQGQLEMSQKALQEQQAKLQHLQDLLDAQKKKSDELRQKMADALAGFNSNELTVTQKNGKVYVSMQESLLFPSGSAAVSKKGVDALAKLAAVLNTNPDIQIDVEGHTDSIPIRGKFQDNWALSTARANSIVRILIDRYRVSPLNLIASGHSQYDPVDTNATADGRAKNRRTDIILSPKLDELYKLLSN from the coding sequence ATGATGAAGAATTTATTTTTAATGGTTATGAGCTTTGCGCTCATTACTTTATTTAGTAGTTGTGTAGCCAAAAGAAAATTGGTAGATGCTCAATTGCAAGCACGTCAACTGCAAGGTGATAGTGCAATGTTGGCTAATAGAGTGAGTAACTTGCAAAATCAGTTGTCTGATTTGAACAATAAGAATAGCGATCTTAAAAATGATATTGACAATCTAAATGGACAAGTTGCTTCTTTATCTCATAACAATAGCAACAAACAAGGGCAGTTGGAAATGAGCCAAAAAGCTTTACAAGAACAGCAAGCCAAGCTTCAGCATTTACAAGATTTATTGGATGCGCAAAAGAAAAAATCAGATGAATTGAGACAAAAAATGGCGGATGCATTAGCAGGGTTTAATTCCAACGAACTTACGGTGACACAAAAAAACGGCAAGGTGTATGTAAGTATGCAGGAAAGTCTACTTTTCCCTTCAGGAAGTGCAGCCGTTAGCAAGAAAGGCGTGGATGCTTTAGCCAAATTAGCCGCTGTTCTTAATACAAATCCGGATATACAAATTGATGTAGAGGGCCATACAGATTCTATCCCCATTCGTGGCAAGTTTCAGGACAATTGGGCATTAAGTACTGCGCGCGCTAATTCTATTGTACGCATTCTAATTGATCGATATAGAGTAAGTCCGCTTAACCTTATTGCTTCCGGCCATAGCCAATACGATCCGGTAGATACCAATGCTACAGCCGATGGGAGAGCCAAGAATAGACGTACAGATATTATATTGTCACCTAAATTAGATGAATTGTATAAACTCCTTTCCAATTAA
- a CDS encoding DUF1835 domain-containing protein has translation MLHIVFEPSAAEVLEKSFELDETLKGEILVIEDDYAVGPLQNIVEQEGWQARKSWWEKVLEHSPYTGQLAIVDDKLKVHQLKKKLQENLDSEAWIWMGQNQHDVCGYYWLMVQLMEFQGRLQVLYLNNLPFINEKGGIFYPTNLYEIQPKEFLKAKRLAREITLSEFELDPDEWKKLSNENAIVRILEGGKKIISQPETFYDKEILNVLGKSSMKLPRLLGSLFSKMKIKTGDAFLVWRIKEMIAQSQIAVLGNWEKGWKDITIKATGGELFMEVDEGDLNDETV, from the coding sequence ATGTTACACATCGTATTTGAGCCATCAGCAGCCGAGGTTTTGGAGAAAAGTTTTGAATTAGACGAGACTTTAAAAGGAGAGATCCTTGTAATTGAAGATGACTATGCAGTTGGGCCTTTGCAAAATATTGTTGAACAGGAAGGCTGGCAGGCCCGTAAATCTTGGTGGGAAAAAGTATTGGAGCATTCTCCATATACCGGACAGCTGGCAATTGTGGACGATAAATTAAAAGTGCATCAACTTAAAAAGAAATTGCAAGAAAATCTCGATTCGGAAGCTTGGATTTGGATGGGGCAAAATCAACACGATGTTTGCGGGTATTACTGGTTAATGGTACAATTAATGGAGTTTCAAGGACGTTTGCAGGTTTTATATTTAAATAATTTACCTTTTATTAATGAAAAAGGAGGAATATTTTATCCTACAAATTTATACGAAATTCAACCCAAAGAATTTTTAAAAGCCAAGCGTTTAGCCAGAGAAATCACTTTATCAGAATTTGAGCTCGATCCGGATGAATGGAAAAAACTTTCAAATGAAAATGCAATAGTTCGCATATTGGAAGGCGGAAAAAAAATTATTTCCCAACCTGAAACATTCTATGATAAAGAGATTTTAAATGTTTTAGGTAAGTCATCCATGAAACTGCCGCGATTATTAGGAAGTCTTTTTAGTAAAATGAAAATCAAAACAGGGGATGCCTTTTTGGTTTGGCGAATTAAAGAAATGATTGCCCAAAGTCAAATTGCTGTATTGGGTAATTGGGAGAAGGGCTGGAAGGATATTACTATAAAAGCTACAGGAGGAGAGTTGTTTATGGAAGTAGATGAAGGAGATCTTAATGACGAGACGGTTTAA
- the rpsR gene encoding 30S ribosomal protein S18: protein MAKANEIKYLTAIKQEKTKKKFCRFKKYGIHYIDYKDIEFLKKFINEQGKILPRRLSGNSLKYQRKVSDAIKKARQMALLPYVADLLK, encoded by the coding sequence ATGGCAAAAGCAAACGAAATAAAATATCTTACTGCTATTAAGCAGGAGAAAACAAAAAAGAAATTCTGCCGTTTCAAGAAATACGGTATTCACTACATCGATTATAAAGACATTGAATTTTTGAAGAAGTTCATAAACGAACAAGGTAAGATTTTACCTCGTCGTTTAAGCGGCAACAGTTTGAAATATCAACGTAAAGTGTCTGATGCAATTAAGAAAGCACGTCAAATGGCCTTGTTGCCATATGTAGCGGATTTGTTAAAATAG
- a CDS encoding DNA topoisomerase IV subunit B, whose translation MAVEPKYDESSIKSLDWREHIRLRPGMYIGKLGDGNAPDDGIYVLVKEVVDNCIDEHMMGYGNKIEIKIEDRIVTVRDYGRGVPLGKLIDVASKINTGAKYDSGAFQKSVGLNGVGIKAVNALSNYFKIESFRDGKTRCAEFEKGILKKEQKETATTELNGTLVTFMPDETVFKNFHFKPDFLDDLFWNYAYLNSGLSIICNSKKYVSKNGLVDLLQRKTNEDELRYPIVSLKGEDIELAFSHGNDYGEDLYSFVNGQYTTQGGTHQQAFREAFVKTVRDFYKKDYDTSDIRQSIVAALAVRVQEPVFESQTKTKLGSQYVVEGGQSMKSFVLDFLSKELDNYLHRNTAIAEALKKRIEQSERERKELSGIKKLANERAKKANLHNKKLRDCKFHYNEDPSGKNKEDVLAQQQKTTIFITEGDSASGSITKSRNTETQAVFSLRGKPLNCFGLTKKVVYENEEFNLLQHALNIEEGLDGLRYKNIVIATDADVDGMHIRLLLMTFFLQFFPDLVKQKHVYILETPLFRVRNKQETIYCYDEAEKQAAIKKLGAKPEITRFKGLGEISPEEFGRFIGDDMHVQPVLLEQGEHIFSLLDYFMGKNTPQRQEFIIDNLKVELDAVEN comes from the coding sequence ATGGCAGTGGAACCAAAATATGATGAGAGTAGTATTAAGAGCCTCGATTGGAGAGAACATATTCGCCTTAGACCCGGTATGTATATCGGGAAATTAGGCGATGGAAATGCGCCAGATGATGGTATTTATGTGTTGGTAAAAGAAGTAGTAGACAATTGCATTGATGAACACATGATGGGTTATGGGAATAAGATTGAAATAAAAATTGAAGATAGAATCGTAACAGTACGCGATTACGGCCGTGGTGTTCCTTTGGGGAAATTAATTGATGTTGCCAGTAAGATAAACACAGGCGCCAAATACGATAGTGGCGCATTTCAAAAGAGTGTAGGATTGAATGGTGTAGGTATTAAAGCAGTGAATGCATTGAGTAATTATTTTAAAATAGAAAGCTTTCGCGATGGGAAAACACGTTGCGCAGAGTTTGAAAAAGGCATTTTAAAAAAAGAGCAAAAAGAGACAGCAACTACTGAATTAAATGGCACTTTAGTTACGTTTATGCCTGATGAAACTGTATTTAAGAACTTTCATTTTAAACCAGATTTCTTAGACGATTTATTTTGGAATTACGCTTACCTCAATAGTGGACTCTCCATTATCTGCAATAGTAAAAAATATGTGAGTAAAAATGGTTTGGTGGATTTGCTGCAAAGGAAAACAAATGAAGATGAGTTGCGTTATCCTATCGTTTCACTCAAAGGAGAGGATATTGAATTAGCTTTTTCACACGGCAACGACTATGGAGAAGATTTATATTCTTTTGTCAATGGGCAATATACCACACAAGGTGGGACACACCAACAAGCTTTTCGTGAAGCTTTTGTAAAGACGGTGCGCGATTTTTATAAAAAAGATTATGATACTTCTGATATTCGCCAAAGCATTGTTGCCGCACTGGCGGTGCGTGTACAGGAGCCGGTATTTGAAAGCCAAACTAAAACAAAATTAGGTTCACAATATGTGGTAGAAGGTGGTCAAAGCATGAAGAGCTTTGTCCTAGACTTCCTTTCGAAAGAGTTAGATAATTATCTACATCGCAATACAGCCATTGCTGAAGCATTAAAAAAACGAATAGAACAAAGCGAAAGAGAAAGAAAAGAGCTTTCCGGGATAAAAAAACTGGCCAACGAACGGGCCAAAAAGGCAAACCTGCATAACAAAAAATTGCGCGATTGTAAGTTTCATTACAACGAAGATCCTTCTGGGAAAAATAAGGAAGATGTTTTAGCACAACAACAAAAAACAACCATTTTTATCACGGAAGGAGATAGTGCGAGTGGAAGTATAACCAAAAGCCGTAACACAGAAACGCAGGCTGTATTTAGCTTACGAGGAAAACCATTGAATTGTTTTGGTCTTACTAAAAAGGTGGTTTATGAAAATGAAGAATTCAATTTATTGCAACACGCCTTAAATATTGAAGAAGGATTGGATGGTTTGCGCTACAAAAATATTGTAATTGCTACCGATGCTGATGTTGATGGTATGCATATACGGCTGCTGTTAATGACTTTCTTTTTACAGTTTTTTCCTGATCTGGTAAAGCAAAAGCATGTTTATATTTTAGAGACGCCATTGTTTAGAGTCCGCAACAAACAAGAAACTATTTATTGTTATGATGAAGCAGAAAAGCAAGCTGCAATTAAGAAACTTGGCGCTAAGCCAGAAATTACCCGTTTCAAAGGTTTAGGCGAGATTTCACCTGAAGAATTCGGCCGATTCATTGGTGATGATATGCACGTGCAACCTGTTTTATTGGAGCAAGGGGAACATATTTTTAGTTTACTTGATTATTTTATGGGGAAAAATACCCCGCAAAGACAAGAATTTATTATAGATAATCTTAAAGTAGAATTAGATGCTGTGGAGAATTAG
- a CDS encoding TonB-dependent receptor, whose protein sequence is MTRKLLLLFLLSIIYLNCFANGNDELDRGAIAGSVMTSDKKPAENVTIKIVGTNKYTLTDENGKFSIHGLQPGNYILEASLIGYEPITKRVKIDVKVTTKIDIQMTISEKQLADVMVSSTLNKFAKNASDDVAKMPLKNLENPQVYSIVTHQLITDQMVYSLDDAIKNTPGIQTMWSATGRGGDGGAYYNSRGFVLQSQLRDGIAGNVTNKIDAADIESVEVLKGPSATLFGSTLTSYGGLINRITKKPYENFGGELSYAGGSYGFNRLSADVNAPLDSAKKLLIRVNTAYQYNGSFQDNGFNKSVIFAPTISYKANDRLDFLFNAELYNGEGTGSPFIFFYYPVAMLGADRADKLGVDYKRSYFSNDLVQTSRNSNFFGQMRYKISNNWTSQTNYSNTYSFSNGHFPYFFVVPNSVVTGNPNATGADYLSRGDQSTANSEETVSEIQQNFNGDFHIGDLRNRVVIGLDYFHQNSNQLFYSTDQFDIVKKNGSIPNYGNFNEINLDAYYQDTANKSAISHYPYKFKTNTYSAYASDVLNITDNLLALAAIRIDNFDNKGSFDETTGQYVGSYKQTAFSPKFGLVYQPVKEQIALFANYQNGFTNKTGVDYQGKTFKPEQANQIEGGIKLNTANGKLSGTFTYYNIKVTDIVRAYNDPSNPNAQIQNGTQVSKGIEAEVIANPLQGLNIDAGFSYNDSKYTHVDADVDGRRPSTAMSPYSANLWASYKFSNGSLKGFGLGFGGNYASDNKIVNSQSMGVFILPAYTVLNATAYYDCSKFRFGIKVDNLTNKEYWTGYTTMNPQQLRSVNASVAFKF, encoded by the coding sequence ATGACAAGGAAATTACTATTATTGTTTTTGTTATCAATTATTTATCTGAACTGCTTTGCAAATGGTAATGATGAACTCGATAGAGGCGCAATTGCCGGATCTGTAATGACTTCCGACAAGAAACCGGCAGAAAATGTAACTATAAAAATTGTTGGAACTAATAAATATACCCTAACCGATGAAAATGGGAAATTCTCTATTCATGGGTTACAGCCGGGTAATTATATACTTGAAGCTTCTTTGATTGGCTATGAGCCCATTACTAAAAGGGTGAAAATTGATGTGAAAGTCACAACAAAAATAGATATTCAGATGACTATTTCTGAAAAGCAATTGGCTGACGTAATGGTCAGTTCAACGCTTAATAAATTTGCTAAGAATGCAAGTGATGATGTTGCAAAAATGCCGTTGAAAAATTTAGAGAACCCTCAGGTATATTCTATAGTTACACATCAGTTAATAACAGATCAAATGGTATATTCTTTAGATGATGCCATCAAAAATACACCTGGTATTCAAACAATGTGGTCTGCAACCGGTCGTGGAGGTGACGGTGGAGCTTATTATAATTCTCGCGGATTTGTTTTGCAGAGTCAATTACGTGATGGCATCGCAGGTAATGTCACGAATAAAATAGATGCTGCTGATATTGAAAGCGTAGAAGTGCTCAAAGGCCCATCGGCAACTTTATTTGGGAGCACATTGACTTCTTATGGTGGCCTTATCAACCGCATAACTAAAAAACCCTATGAAAATTTTGGCGGAGAATTAAGTTATGCTGGTGGTAGCTATGGATTTAATCGGCTAAGTGCCGATGTTAATGCCCCTTTAGATTCTGCAAAGAAACTTTTGATACGTGTAAATACGGCTTATCAGTATAATGGAAGTTTTCAGGATAATGGTTTTAATAAATCAGTAATATTTGCGCCGACTATATCTTATAAAGCAAATGACCGGTTAGACTTTTTATTTAATGCAGAATTATATAATGGCGAAGGCACAGGAAGTCCTTTTATATTTTTCTACTATCCCGTGGCAATGCTCGGTGCTGATAGAGCGGATAAATTAGGCGTTGATTATAAACGTTCTTATTTTAGTAATGATTTGGTTCAAACTTCTCGCAATAGTAATTTCTTTGGGCAAATGAGGTATAAAATTTCTAATAATTGGACATCCCAGACTAATTACTCGAATACATACAGTTTCTCCAATGGCCATTTCCCTTATTTCTTTGTGGTTCCTAATTCTGTAGTGACCGGAAATCCGAATGCCACTGGTGCCGATTATCTTTCACGTGGTGATCAATCTACGGCGAATAGTGAGGAAACCGTGAGTGAAATACAACAGAATTTTAATGGCGATTTCCATATAGGAGATTTGCGTAATCGGGTAGTGATTGGATTAGATTATTTTCATCAAAATTCTAATCAATTATTTTATTCTACCGATCAATTTGATATTGTAAAAAAGAACGGGTCTATTCCTAATTATGGCAATTTTAATGAAATTAATTTAGATGCTTATTATCAAGATACTGCAAATAAGAGTGCTATCTCTCATTACCCTTATAAATTTAAAACAAATACGTATAGTGCCTATGCATCAGATGTTCTGAATATTACCGATAACTTGCTCGCATTAGCTGCTATACGTATAGATAACTTTGATAATAAAGGTAGTTTTGACGAGACAACCGGACAGTATGTAGGTAGCTATAAACAAACAGCATTTTCTCCAAAATTTGGTTTGGTATATCAACCTGTTAAAGAGCAAATCGCTTTATTTGCTAATTATCAAAACGGTTTTACAAATAAAACAGGTGTAGATTATCAGGGTAAAACTTTTAAACCCGAACAAGCCAACCAAATAGAAGGAGGAATCAAATTAAATACAGCAAATGGCAAACTTTCAGGCACATTCACTTATTACAATATTAAAGTAACTGATATTGTAAGGGCATACAATGATCCTTCTAACCCAAATGCGCAAATTCAAAATGGTACACAAGTGAGCAAAGGAATAGAAGCGGAAGTAATTGCCAACCCGCTCCAGGGATTGAATATTGATGCAGGTTTTTCTTACAATGATTCTAAATACACCCATGTAGATGCTGATGTGGATGGTCGCCGTCCAAGTACGGCCATGTCTCCTTATTCTGCTAATTTATGGGCAAGTTATAAATTCTCTAATGGAAGTTTGAAGGGGTTTGGATTAGGTTTTGGCGGTAATTATGCTAGTGATAATAAAATTGTGAACAGCCAATCAATGGGTGTATTTATTTTACCTGCTTACACCGTTTTAAATGCTACCGCCTATTATGATTGTAGCAAATTTAGATTTGGAATAAAAGTAGATAATTTGACTAATAAAGAATATTGGACTGGTTATACTACTATGAACCCACAACAACTTAGAAGTGTAAATGCAAGCGTTGCTTTCAAATTTTAA
- the rplI gene encoding 50S ribosomal protein L9, translated as MQVILIKYVDNLGAINDLVTVKNGYARNYLIPQKFAVEASPSNLKQLEEKLKVKAKKEATMLAEINKVTEVLKASPVKLTAKTGTSNKIFGSITSLQIARAIREQKGYDIDRKHIAIVEEVKELGTYKATIDFGNGTVTEIDFEVVGE; from the coding sequence ATGCAGGTAATATTAATTAAGTATGTAGATAATTTGGGTGCTATCAATGATTTGGTGACTGTGAAAAACGGTTATGCACGCAATTATTTAATCCCTCAAAAATTTGCTGTAGAAGCAAGCCCTTCTAATCTTAAACAATTAGAAGAAAAATTAAAAGTAAAAGCGAAGAAAGAAGCCACAATGTTGGCTGAAATCAACAAAGTAACAGAAGTATTAAAAGCATCTCCAGTAAAACTGACTGCAAAAACAGGTACTTCTAATAAAATCTTTGGCAGCATTACTTCTCTACAAATAGCTCGTGCTATTCGTGAGCAGAAAGGTTACGATATCGACCGCAAACACATTGCAATCGTGGAAGAAGTTAAAGAATTAGGTACTTACAAAGCAACAATTGATTTTGGTAACGGCACTGTTACAGAAATTGATTTTGAAGTAGTAGGTGAATAA
- a CDS encoding DNA gyrase/topoisomerase IV subunit A, which produces MAKETKRELDLTIETGVQGQYKNWFLDYASYVILERAVPAVEDGLKPVQRRILHAMKEMDDGRFNKVANIIGQSMQYHPHGDASIGDALVNMGQKDLLIETQGNWGDVRTGDDAAAPRYIEARLSKLALEIAFNHKTTEWQVSYDGRKNEPVTLPMKFPLLLAQGAEGIAVGLSTKILPHNFLELCDASIKYLKGKKFEIFPDFQTGGMVDISNYNHGKRGGKVKVRAEIEEVDKKTLVIKSVPYGVTTSSLVDSIVKANDNGKIKIKKVTDGTAKDVAIYVELASGISPDITIDALYAFTDCEISISPNACVIVDNKPRFISVTELLQLSTEKTKGLLQRELEIKLQELEAKWHYTSLEKIFFEEKIYKELEEKHKTWDDVIAAIDKAFIPFKKKLKREIEREDILKLTEKPVRRIYRLDINELNEQIKGIEEEINQVQFDLEHLTDFAVAYFENLVKKYGKGRERKTEIKLFDTILAKQVVIANTKLYVNYTEGFIGTSLKKDELLCECSDLDDIICFTKAGIMKVVKVADKVFIGKDILHAEVFLKNDERTTYNMMYLDGKSGVSYAKRFNVTGITRDKEYDLTKGSEKSKVYYFSANPNGEAEVVKIVLSPNCSARNKELEFDFSDLEIKGRGSNGNQVVKYPVRTVKLKERGKSTLEGRKLWFDDKFGRLNTEEKGQFLGVFENENILIIFNDGSYEITDTELLQRFDVDKIVLIEQFDPEKILSAVYLDNEKQQFNVKRFKIETTTLHNKFYFIKEAEGNRVEAVTSDETPILQVHTGRGSSIRSVKFKIANLVEVMGWKAIGAKLMDFSKTVEMEWAPKQDAEQPSLFE; this is translated from the coding sequence ATGGCTAAAGAAACAAAAAGAGAATTAGACTTAACGATCGAGACAGGTGTGCAAGGGCAGTACAAAAACTGGTTTCTTGATTATGCCTCTTATGTAATATTAGAACGAGCAGTGCCAGCTGTGGAAGACGGTTTGAAGCCGGTGCAGCGCCGCATTTTACACGCGATGAAAGAAATGGATGATGGCCGTTTCAATAAGGTTGCAAACATCATCGGACAGTCCATGCAGTATCATCCTCATGGAGATGCAAGTATTGGCGATGCCTTGGTAAATATGGGGCAAAAAGATTTACTGATAGAAACACAAGGTAACTGGGGTGATGTACGAACTGGGGATGATGCTGCGGCTCCAAGATATATAGAAGCAAGACTTTCTAAATTAGCCTTGGAAATTGCTTTTAACCACAAAACTACCGAATGGCAGGTAAGCTATGATGGTCGCAAAAACGAACCGGTAACACTGCCCATGAAATTCCCTTTGTTGTTGGCGCAGGGCGCAGAAGGTATTGCCGTTGGACTTTCTACAAAAATATTACCTCATAACTTTTTGGAATTATGCGATGCTTCTATTAAATATTTGAAAGGTAAAAAGTTTGAAATTTTCCCTGATTTTCAAACCGGTGGCATGGTTGATATTTCTAACTACAATCATGGTAAACGCGGAGGGAAGGTAAAAGTGCGCGCAGAAATTGAAGAAGTTGATAAGAAGACTTTGGTTATTAAAAGTGTACCATATGGTGTTACGACTTCTTCCCTTGTTGATAGCATAGTAAAAGCCAATGACAATGGTAAAATAAAGATTAAAAAAGTTACCGATGGAACGGCTAAGGATGTGGCAATTTATGTAGAATTGGCATCCGGCATTTCACCTGATATTACTATCGATGCACTGTATGCTTTTACGGATTGTGAGATTAGTATTTCGCCTAACGCCTGCGTAATTGTGGATAATAAACCTCGTTTTATTAGCGTTACTGAGCTATTACAATTATCTACAGAAAAAACGAAGGGCTTATTGCAACGCGAATTAGAAATTAAGTTGCAAGAATTAGAAGCCAAATGGCATTATACTTCCTTGGAAAAAATCTTCTTCGAAGAAAAAATATATAAAGAATTAGAAGAAAAGCACAAAACCTGGGATGATGTGATAGCCGCTATTGACAAGGCCTTTATTCCGTTTAAGAAGAAGTTGAAAAGAGAAATTGAACGAGAAGATATTTTAAAATTGACAGAAAAACCTGTCCGTCGTATTTATCGATTAGATATCAATGAATTAAATGAGCAAATAAAAGGTATTGAAGAAGAAATCAACCAGGTACAATTCGACCTTGAACATTTGACTGATTTTGCTGTGGCTTATTTTGAAAATTTGGTAAAAAAATATGGCAAGGGTCGCGAACGTAAAACAGAGATAAAACTATTTGATACCATTTTAGCCAAGCAAGTAGTAATTGCGAATACAAAACTTTATGTGAATTATACGGAAGGTTTTATAGGAACGAGTTTAAAAAAGGATGAACTATTGTGTGAGTGTTCTGATTTAGATGATATTATTTGTTTTACCAAGGCTGGCATAATGAAAGTGGTAAAAGTTGCAGATAAAGTTTTTATAGGAAAAGACATTTTGCATGCAGAAGTCTTCTTGAAAAACGATGAGCGCACCACTTATAATATGATGTATCTGGATGGAAAATCAGGCGTGAGCTATGCTAAGCGTTTTAATGTTACAGGGATCACACGTGATAAGGAATATGACCTTACTAAAGGATCAGAAAAAAGCAAAGTTTATTATTTTTCAGCCAACCCAAATGGTGAGGCTGAAGTTGTAAAGATTGTATTAAGTCCTAATTGCAGCGCACGAAATAAAGAGTTAGAATTTGACTTTAGCGATTTAGAAATAAAAGGACGTGGTAGCAATGGTAATCAAGTGGTGAAATATCCTGTGCGTACGGTGAAACTAAAAGAGAGGGGTAAATCTACTTTAGAAGGTAGAAAGCTTTGGTTTGATGACAAATTTGGAAGACTGAATACCGAAGAAAAGGGTCAGTTTTTGGGGGTATTTGAAAATGAAAATATCTTAATCATATTTAATGATGGCAGTTATGAGATTACAGATACTGAGCTTCTGCAGCGTTTCGACGTTGATAAAATTGTTTTAATTGAACAGTTTGATCCTGAAAAAATCCTGAGTGCTGTTTATTTGGATAATGAAAAGCAGCAATTTAATGTAAAACGTTTCAAAATTGAAACAACTACTTTGCATAATAAATTTTATTTCATAAAAGAAGCAGAAGGCAATAGAGTAGAGGCGGTTACTTCAGATGAAACACCCATATTACAAGTGCATACCGGACGTGGTTCATCAATACGAAGTGTGAAGTTTAAAATTGCCAATTTGGTGGAAGTAATGGGTTGGAAAGCTATTGGCGCTAAGCTAATGGACTTTAGTAAAACAGTCGAGATGGAATGGGCTCCAAAACAAGATGCAGAACAACCTAGCTTGTTTGAATAG
- a CDS encoding 50S ribosomal protein L25, whose translation MKTITIEGHLRTESGKKATRQVRSQDHVPGVIYGGEKEINFHASAKDLKPLVYTSEFQKAELKIDGKIYTTILKDLQFDRVTDKLTHIDLLELSAGKKVLATIPVKFTGNSAGVKAGGKLVTKLKSLKVKCLPKDLKEFIEVDITNLNLNENIRVEDVNEAAMEIMNSKRIPIASIVMTRQLKQEEAAADKKK comes from the coding sequence ATGAAAACAATTACAATCGAAGGACATCTGAGGACCGAAAGCGGAAAAAAAGCCACCCGCCAAGTTCGCTCTCAGGACCACGTGCCAGGTGTAATTTATGGCGGTGAAAAAGAAATTAACTTCCACGCTTCTGCCAAAGATTTAAAACCCTTGGTTTACACAAGCGAATTTCAAAAAGCAGAATTGAAAATAGATGGTAAAATTTATACCACTATTTTGAAAGATTTGCAATTTGATAGAGTTACAGATAAACTTACTCATATTGATTTATTAGAATTGTCAGCGGGTAAAAAGGTGTTGGCGACTATTCCGGTAAAATTTACAGGTAATTCTGCAGGTGTTAAAGCTGGTGGTAAATTGGTTACCAAATTAAAATCTTTAAAAGTAAAATGCTTACCAAAAGATTTGAAAGAATTTATAGAAGTAGACATTACTAACTTGAATTTGAACGAGAATATACGCGTAGAAGATGTGAATGAAGCAGCGATGGAGATAATGAACTCAAAGCGTATTCCTATTGCTTCTATTGTTATGACTCGTCAGTTAAAACAAGAAGAAGCAGCTGCTGATAAAAAGAAATAG